The Burkholderia pyrrocinia genomic sequence CGGCCGTCGACGGTGCCGCGCCCGCAGCCGGCCCGTCGAAGACGCCCGCGCTCGACACGTACACGACCAACCTCACGCAGCGCGCGCGCGACGGCAAGATCGATCCGGTGATCGGCCGCGAAGCCGAGATCCGCCAGGCGATCGACATCCTGATGCGCCGCCGCCAGAACAATCCGATCATGACCGGCGAGGCCGGTGTCGGCAAAACCGCGGTCGTCGAGGGCCTCGCGCTGCGGATCGCGGCCGACGATGTGCCGCCGCCGCTCTCCGGCGTCGCGCTGCACGTGCTCGACATGGGGCTGCTGCAGGCCGGCGCGAGCGTGAAGGGCGAGTTCGAGAACCGGCTGAAGAGCGTGATCGACGAAGTGAAGAAGAGCGCGCATCCGATCATCCTGTTCATCGACGAGGCGCACACGATCATCGGCGCGGGCGGCCAGGCCGGCCAGAACGATGCGGCGAACCTGCTGAAGCCGGCGCTTGCGCGCGGCGAGCTGCGCACGATCGCCGCGACGACGTGGAGCGAATACAAGAAGTACTTCGAGAAGGACGCGGCGCTCGCGCGGCGCTTCCAGGTCGTGAAGGTCGAGGAGCCGAGCGAGCCGCTCGCGGCCGCGATGCTGCGCGGCATGTCGGGCCTGATGGAGAAGCATTTCAACGTGCGGATTCTCGACGACGCGATCACCGAGGCCGTGCGCCTGTCGCACCGCTACATCAGCGGCCGCCAGCTTCCCGACAAGGCGATCAGCGTGCTCGACACCGCATGTGCGAAGGTCGCGCTCGCGCACAGCGCGACGCCGGCCGCGATCGACGACACGAAGAAGCGCATCGAGCGGATCGACGCGGAAATCGCGTCGCTGGAACGCGAGGCAGCGGGCGGCGCGCCGCACGACGAGCGGCTCGGCGAGCTGCGCGGCGCGCGCGACACGGCGCTGGAGCAACTCGTAAAGGACGACGCGCGCTACGAAGCCGAGCGTGCGATCGTCGCCGAGATCACCGAATTGCGTGACACGCTCGACAAGGCGCGCGGCCCGTCCGAGGACGGCCAGCCGGTCGACGTGCAGGCGACGCGCGACAAGCTCGCGGAGCGCGTCGCGGCGCTGCACGCGCTGCAGGGCGGCGAGCCGATGGTGCCGCTGCAGGTGGATGGCCACGTCGTCGCCGAGATCGTCGCCGCGTGGACGGGCATTCCGCTCGGCCGGATGGTGAAGGACGAGATCGACACCGTGCTGAACCTGCAGCCGCTGCTGACCGCGCGCGTGATCGGCCAGGACCACGCGCTCGACGCGATCGCGCAGCGCGTGCGCACCGCGACCGCGAACCTCGAGGATCCGAACAAGCCGCGCGGCGTGTTCATGTTCGTCGGGCCGTCGGGCGTCGGCAAGACCGAGACGGCGCTCGCGCTGGCCGACATCCTGTACGGCGGCGAGCGCAAGATGGTCACGATCAACATGAGCGAGTACCAGGAAGCGCACAGCGTGTCGGGCCTGAAGGGCTCGCCGCCCGGCTATGTCGGCTACGGCGAGGGCGGCGTGCTGACCGAGGCCGTGCGCCGCAACCCGTATTCCGTCGTGCTGCTCGACGAGGTCGAGAAGGCGCACCCCGACGTGCTCGAGATGTTCTTCCAGGTGTTCGACAAGGGCACGATGGACGACGCGGAAGGGCGCGAGATCGATTTCCGCAACACGCTGATCATCCTGACGTCGAACGTCGGCTCGTCAGCGGTGATGCAGGCGTGCCTGAACAAGCCGGCCGAGGAGTTGCCCGATCCGGACGCGCTCGCCGAGACGCTGCGCCCGCAGTTGTACAAGACGTTCAAGCCCGCGTTCCTCGGCCGGATGAAGGTCGTGCCGTACTACCCGATTTCCGACGACGTGCTGGCCGAGATCATCGAGCTGAAGCTCGAGCGGATCCGCCGCCGGATCGACGCGAACCACAAGGCCGCGTTCGAATGGGACGAGTCGCTCGTCGAGGCAGTGCTCGCGCGCTGCACCGAGGTCGATTCGGGTGCCCGTAACGTCGACCATATCCTGAACGGCACGCTGCTGCCGGAGATCGCGGGCCACGTGCTCGGCCGGATCGCCGACGGCGCGGCCATCGCGCGCATCGCGGTGCGCGCGGACGAGGCGGGCGAATTCGCCTATACGGTCGAATGAGCCCCCGCGCGCGACATCTGATGCATCAACGGATTCACTGAACCATGCCGATCAATCTCCCCGACCTGCTGACGCCGATCAGCGATGCGTCGCCCAGCGGCGACGACCTGCTGTTCTCGAACGAATTCGACGCGATCCAGGACGCGCGGCGCTACGACGATCCGACGCTCGACCAGGGCGAATGGGTGACCGAGATCAAGGAGGCCGACTGGGGCTTCGTCGTCGACCATGCGGGCGAGCTGCTGCGCACGCGCACGAAGGACCTGCGGCTCGCCGTGTGGCTGACCGAGGCGCTCGCGCTCGAGGACGGCGTCACCGGCCTCACCGAAGGCTATGCGCTGCTCGAGGGCCTGTGCCGCGAGTTCTGGGACACCGTGCACCCGCTGCCCGAAGGCGACGACACCGAGTACCGGCTCGGCAACGTCGCGTGGCTGGCCGGCCGCACGGCCGAGCTGCTGCGCGCGGTGCCGTTGACGGACGGCGCGTCGAACGCGTTCAGCACGCTCGACTGGGAAGTGGCGCAGCACGTCGCGCAGTCGATCAAGCGCGACCCCGAACACGCGGACGACATCGCGCGCGGCAAGCCGTCGATCGACCAGATCGATGCGTCGCGGCGCGTGACGTCGATCGCGTTCTACACGGCGCTGCTGGCGAACCTGAAGGCATTCGAATTCGCGCTCGACGCGTTCGAGGAGCGGCTCGTCGAGCGCGCGGGCGATTCGGCGCCGAGCTTCCGGCAGGCGCGCGACGCGTTCGAGACCGTGTACCGGCTCGCCGAGCGCTTTGCGCGCGAGCAGGGCTATACGGGCAGCGCGCCGCACACGCAGGCGGCGCAGCAGGCGCAGCCCGAGCGCATCGAGCCGGTGTTCGGCAATTCGATTCAGACCGAGGAGACCCACGTGCAGTCGCAGACCGCTTTGCGTCCTCCGGTGACGCAGATGATCGCCGGCATCCAGAACCGCGCGCAGGCCGTCGACCAGTTGCGTGCGGTGGCGCGTTATTTCCGCCAGACCGAGCCGCACAGCCCGGTCGCGTACCTTGCCGACAAGGCGGCCGAATGGGCCGACATGCCGCTGCACAAGTGGCTCGAGAGCGTCGTGAAGGACGACGGCTCGCTGTCGCATATTCGCGAGCTGCTGGGGGTGAGGCCGGACGAGCAGTCGTGAGCGGCTGCCTGTTGACCTGAGAGCGCGTGCCCGGCGGGCTCGCGGCAGACAAGAACAGGATTGACGCATGAACGTGAGCGAACTGGCACAGGCGATTCGCGGTGGCCTGATTCAGCAGGACCGCCTGCTGAAGGTGGACATTCCGTCGTTACCGAACAATGCGCTCGTGCCGCGTCGGGCCGTGACCCGTTCCGAACTGGGGCGCGATTTCAGCGTCTCGCTCGATCTCGTTTCCACCGCGAGCGACATCGAGCTCAAGACGCTGATCGCGAAGCCGATGACGCTGTGGATCCAGCAGGCGAACCAGTCGTATTTGCCGATCAACGGTTATATCCATACGGCGCGCAGGCTCGGCGCGGACGGCAGCCTGTCGAGCTACCAGCTGACTTTCGCGTCGTGGATGCACTTCCTCAAGTTCCGCAGCGACATGCGGTACTGGCAGGACCAGAGCGTCGACGCGATCCTCGCCGATGTGTTCGACGCGCATCCGCAGGCCAAGGGGTGGTATCAGTTCGCGCTGTCGAAGCCATTGCCGTCGCGCTCGTACTGCCGTCAGAGCGAAACCGACTGGAACTTCGTGCATCGCCTGATGGAAGACGAAGGGCTGTTCGGTTTCTGGCGGCATAGCGAGGACGGCAACGCGCACACGCTCGTCGTGACCGATGACCTGCATGCCGTCGATGAACTGTCGCCGAAAACCGTCAGGTTCGACCACTCGGGAACGGGTAGCGAAACCGCCGGCTTCACGCAATGGGCAGCGTCGCGGACCTTGCAGAGCACGTTGCATACGACGCGTACGTTCGACTATAAGTCGCCGTCCTCGCCGGGCAACCCGAACGGCACGACGTTGCCGACGAAGGCCGGTCAAGGGGATCTGCCGGGCCAGGCCGAAATCTACGAATACACCGGCGCGTATACGTATGCGGGCCAGGACCGCGGCGAACATCTGTCGAAGATTCGCCTCGAAGAATGGGAGTCGCGTGCGAAGCGCTTCTTCGGCGTGGGCGGCGTGCGCGGGATCGACGCCGGCCGGCGCTTCACGCTGGCGGATCACCCCGAGCACGACCGCGATGCGGCGCAAGACCGGGAATTCGCGGCATTGAAGGCGTCGCGGTACATCGAGAACAACCTGCCGATCTCGGACCACGAAGCGAATTTTCCGCACAGCCTCCAGGATCGGCTTGCGCAGGTGAAAGCCGGCCACGGTGAGGCGGCCGCATTCGAAGTCGGGCATGACGACGGTTCGGCCGGGTTCTATCTCGTCGAAGTCGAAGCGCAACGCGCGGCCGTGCCGTATCGCAGCCCGCTCGAACATCGGAAGCCCGCGATGCAGCTCGAAACGGCCGTCGTCGTCGGGCCGAAGGGCGAAGAGGTCTACACGGACGCACTGAACCGGATCAAGGTCATGTTCGTCTGGGACCGGCAGAGCGACGGTCGCGAAAACGCGTCGTGCTGGGTGCGCGTCGTGCAGTCGGATACCGGCGGCGGTTATGGTGGCGTTCATATTCCGCGGGTCGGCGAGGAGGTGATGATCGGCTACATCGGCGGGGACTGCGACCGGCCGATCGTGATGCATCGCGTCTACAACGGCGCCGCCAAGCCGCAGTGGCATAGCGACGGAATCCTGTCGGGCTTCCGGTCGAAGGAGTATGCGGGATCGGGTCACAACGAGATGGTGCTCGACGACGCGACCGGGCAGAACCGGGCGCGCCTGTTCAGCAGCAGCGCGAATTCGCTGCTGCATCTCGGCTATCTGATCGAACAGAGCGGCAACACGCGCGGCGCGTATCTCGGCTCGGGTTTCGACCTGCGCACGGATGCTTACGGTGCGGTGCGTGCGGCACAAGGGCTGTATGTCACGACGCATCCGAAGCAGGCGAACAGCCAGCCGCTCGATGTGAGCGAAGCGCAGCAGCAGCTCGCCAATGCCGACGGGTTGCTCGAGTCGATGTCGCAGATCAGTGAAATGCATCAGGCCGAAAGCCTCGGTACCGGGCACGATGCGCTGAAGCAATTCACCGATGCCACGAAGAACAGCGTGGCGGGGGCGTCATCGGGCGGCAGGACCGCCGGCGGCGGGACG encodes the following:
- the tssA gene encoding type VI secretion system protein TssA; translated protein: MPINLPDLLTPISDASPSGDDLLFSNEFDAIQDARRYDDPTLDQGEWVTEIKEADWGFVVDHAGELLRTRTKDLRLAVWLTEALALEDGVTGLTEGYALLEGLCREFWDTVHPLPEGDDTEYRLGNVAWLAGRTAELLRAVPLTDGASNAFSTLDWEVAQHVAQSIKRDPEHADDIARGKPSIDQIDASRRVTSIAFYTALLANLKAFEFALDAFEERLVERAGDSAPSFRQARDAFETVYRLAERFAREQGYTGSAPHTQAAQQAQPERIEPVFGNSIQTEETHVQSQTALRPPVTQMIAGIQNRAQAVDQLRAVARYFRQTEPHSPVAYLADKAAEWADMPLHKWLESVVKDDGSLSHIRELLGVRPDEQS
- a CDS encoding type VI secretion system Vgr family protein, which codes for MNVSELAQAIRGGLIQQDRLLKVDIPSLPNNALVPRRAVTRSELGRDFSVSLDLVSTASDIELKTLIAKPMTLWIQQANQSYLPINGYIHTARRLGADGSLSSYQLTFASWMHFLKFRSDMRYWQDQSVDAILADVFDAHPQAKGWYQFALSKPLPSRSYCRQSETDWNFVHRLMEDEGLFGFWRHSEDGNAHTLVVTDDLHAVDELSPKTVRFDHSGTGSETAGFTQWAASRTLQSTLHTTRTFDYKSPSSPGNPNGTTLPTKAGQGDLPGQAEIYEYTGAYTYAGQDRGEHLSKIRLEEWESRAKRFFGVGGVRGIDAGRRFTLADHPEHDRDAAQDREFAALKASRYIENNLPISDHEANFPHSLQDRLAQVKAGHGEAAAFEVGHDDGSAGFYLVEVEAQRAAVPYRSPLEHRKPAMQLETAVVVGPKGEEVYTDALNRIKVMFVWDRQSDGRENASCWVRVVQSDTGGGYGGVHIPRVGEEVMIGYIGGDCDRPIVMHRVYNGAAKPQWHSDGILSGFRSKEYAGSGHNEMVLDDATGQNRARLFSSSANSLLHLGYLIEQSGNTRGAYLGSGFDLRTDAYGAVRAAQGLYVTTHPKQANSQPLDVSEAQQQLANADGLLESMSQISEMHQAESLGTGHDALKQFTDATKNSVAGASSGGRTAGGGTGSANAFKEPVMLFASPAGIGMASQQSVHLSGDQQANIVSGQSTFITSGKSLIAGIRDRISLFAQNAGIKLFAGKGKVEIQAHADSIEMTAQKVVKIVSSTENVDVAAKQEILLTSGGAYVRIKGGNIEIHAPGKIDIKGAQHAFSGPTSMPYPLPAMPGGTCKQCVLNAHSGRESMVEAD
- the tssH gene encoding type VI secretion system ATPase TssH; protein product: MSTPLKTLITKLNPLCRHAAERAASACLARGHYEVDLEHLFLALLEEPAGDLPLALRASRVDPHALRADLERELTRLKTGNTRTPVFSVHLIALFEQAWLIASLDSQLGRIRSGHLLLALLTAPDLAQFAQRMSSQFAEVNVTDLKHKFDEIVAGSSEAEPRQADTDDGGVAPAVDGAAPAAGPSKTPALDTYTTNLTQRARDGKIDPVIGREAEIRQAIDILMRRRQNNPIMTGEAGVGKTAVVEGLALRIAADDVPPPLSGVALHVLDMGLLQAGASVKGEFENRLKSVIDEVKKSAHPIILFIDEAHTIIGAGGQAGQNDAANLLKPALARGELRTIAATTWSEYKKYFEKDAALARRFQVVKVEEPSEPLAAAMLRGMSGLMEKHFNVRILDDAITEAVRLSHRYISGRQLPDKAISVLDTACAKVALAHSATPAAIDDTKKRIERIDAEIASLEREAAGGAPHDERLGELRGARDTALEQLVKDDARYEAERAIVAEITELRDTLDKARGPSEDGQPVDVQATRDKLAERVAALHALQGGEPMVPLQVDGHVVAEIVAAWTGIPLGRMVKDEIDTVLNLQPLLTARVIGQDHALDAIAQRVRTATANLEDPNKPRGVFMFVGPSGVGKTETALALADILYGGERKMVTINMSEYQEAHSVSGLKGSPPGYVGYGEGGVLTEAVRRNPYSVVLLDEVEKAHPDVLEMFFQVFDKGTMDDAEGREIDFRNTLIILTSNVGSSAVMQACLNKPAEELPDPDALAETLRPQLYKTFKPAFLGRMKVVPYYPISDDVLAEIIELKLERIRRRIDANHKAAFEWDESLVEAVLARCTEVDSGARNVDHILNGTLLPEIAGHVLGRIADGAAIARIAVRADEAGEFAYTVE